Proteins from a single region of Streptomyces spinoverrucosus:
- a CDS encoding PH domain-containing protein: MGLTGWAVLGLALIIVSNAALHVVFLCRGTPRPLVDVTPAGVTARGFFGSVHVAWESFKPNYAIWPNRQMRVGLPVYSRRAVLQRGPRPYGVRLPAKREPFYDPFELSGAWATNPWWAGQAIAWYCRFGHSRSQIGTAVEHDLLVSRLRVHRREIDEQLSSYQ; this comes from the coding sequence GTGGGGCTGACCGGGTGGGCGGTTCTGGGACTGGCCCTGATCATCGTGTCCAACGCTGCCCTGCATGTCGTGTTCCTCTGCAGGGGCACCCCCCGCCCGCTCGTGGATGTGACGCCCGCCGGTGTCACAGCTCGCGGATTCTTCGGATCGGTGCATGTGGCATGGGAATCGTTCAAGCCCAACTACGCTATTTGGCCCAACCGGCAGATGCGTGTGGGACTGCCGGTCTACTCACGAAGAGCCGTATTGCAGCGCGGGCCGCGACCGTACGGCGTCCGACTCCCGGCGAAGCGGGAACCGTTCTACGACCCGTTCGAACTGTCCGGGGCATGGGCGACTAACCCCTGGTGGGCCGGCCAGGCCATTGCGTGGTATTGCAGGTTCGGTCACAGCCGCAGCCAGATCGGCACCGCTGTCGAGCACGATCTGCTCGTCTCCCGGCTGCGCGTGCACCGGCGCGAGATCGATGAGCAGCTGAGCAGCTACCAATGA
- a CDS encoding tyrosine-type recombinase/integrase: MAIERAAVPENGGALRVPHARVVPLSAPPPSYAAAVERYLTGAGIAKSSARIYRISLTTWGWMLRGESAPTGPARRGAKPDPFDLAAIDDPGLPPVLAELAAARADEMDADTVNRELSIARKAIGWWQPQGWIIGDPTIGIERRPAPPDRTKALSKPQITTLWQLEASVREKTFWKLLYESAARAEEILCLNIEELFPADKRGRVASKGGAVEWIHWQSGTAQLLPRLIAGRTHGPLFLTDRKAPARTPTLDTCPVTGRARLSYRRAEEIFEESTRLLANPLASPDDFDDLEGWTLHRLRHSALTQDAEDGTSTPLLLARSRHASVRSLERYARPGVDAVAAHVAASAPAARRRG; this comes from the coding sequence GTGGCAATCGAACGGGCGGCCGTGCCGGAGAACGGGGGCGCGTTGCGGGTGCCGCACGCCCGGGTCGTACCGCTGTCCGCCCCGCCGCCGTCGTACGCCGCGGCGGTCGAGCGCTACCTCACCGGCGCGGGCATCGCGAAGTCCTCCGCCCGGATCTACCGCATCTCGCTAACCACCTGGGGGTGGATGCTGCGCGGAGAGTCGGCGCCGACCGGCCCGGCCCGCCGCGGCGCCAAGCCCGACCCCTTCGACCTCGCAGCCATCGACGACCCCGGCCTGCCGCCGGTGCTCGCCGAGCTCGCCGCGGCCCGCGCGGACGAGATGGACGCCGACACCGTCAACCGCGAACTGTCCATCGCGCGCAAGGCGATCGGCTGGTGGCAGCCCCAGGGCTGGATCATCGGCGACCCGACGATCGGGATCGAGCGCCGCCCGGCACCCCCGGACCGCACGAAGGCGTTGTCCAAGCCCCAGATCACCACCCTGTGGCAACTGGAGGCGTCCGTACGGGAGAAGACGTTCTGGAAGCTCCTCTACGAGAGCGCCGCGCGGGCCGAGGAGATCCTGTGCCTGAACATCGAGGAGCTGTTCCCCGCCGACAAGCGGGGCCGGGTCGCCTCCAAGGGCGGCGCCGTGGAGTGGATTCACTGGCAGTCCGGTACCGCCCAGCTCCTGCCGCGGCTCATCGCCGGCCGCACCCACGGCCCGCTGTTCCTGACTGACCGCAAGGCCCCCGCCCGCACGCCGACCCTGGACACCTGCCCGGTCACCGGCCGCGCGCGGCTGTCCTACCGGCGGGCGGAAGAGATCTTCGAGGAGAGTACCCGGCTGCTGGCCAACCCCCTCGCCAGCCCCGACGACTTCGACGACCTGGAGGGCTGGACGCTCCACCGGCTCCGGCATTCTGCGTTGACACAAGACGCGGAGGACGGCACCTCAACACCGTTGCTGCTGGCCCGCTCCCGCCACGCCTCCGTACGGTCCCTGGAGCGGTACGCCCGCCCCGGGGTGGACGCGGTCGCGGCGCACGTCGCCGCGAGCGCCCCGGCCGCCCGGCGCCGCGGCTGA